One Cryptomeria japonica chromosome 9, Sugi_1.0, whole genome shotgun sequence genomic window carries:
- the LOC131858383 gene encoding uncharacterized protein LOC131858383: protein MPLRLVSVEEPFAQWGLDFIGMINPPSSTRHKWILTATDYFTRLSKVIPLRNSSESEVLAFLEDLVCRYGSSKTVIVDNACAFTGSRITQFTLSRGSKYKMECQHHLRSTLWADRITPKQTLKNSPYKLVYGKDALFPMSLEIPTLQLLKSMELAENGPMAVRLVEIMELQEAREAAFTALQDKQEVVKIWFDSKKSSDLVFNLRDLVLKYNERAMKLGQYAKFDCLWEGPFCILVSGKQEEKEEKVEKGEKRKVHYIKNIFVFSLQNE from the exons ATGCCACTCAGGCTTGTGTCAGTGGAAGAGCCTTtcgctcaatggggccttgattttatcGGAATGATCAACCCCCCCAGTTCAACCAGACATAAGTGGATCCTGactgctactgattatttcacaagATTGTCTAAAGTCATTCCTTTACGGAATTCATCAGAAAGTGAGGTGCTGGCTTTCCTAGAAGACCTGGTGTGTCGATATGGTTCCTCAAAAACTGTTATAGTGGATAATGCGTGTGCATTCACAGGCTCACGAATTACCCAATTCACCCTCagcagag GTTCTAAATACAAGATGGAGTGTCAACACCACTTAAGAAGCACATTATGGGCAGACCGCATAACACCCAAGCAGACTCTAAAAAACTCCCCATATAAGCTGGTATACGGAAAGGATGCACTTTTCCCTATGTCGCTAGAGATCCCAACATTGCAATTACTAAAATCAATGGAATTGGCTGAAAATGGCCCTATGGCCGTAAGATTGGTAGAGATTATGGAGCTACAAGAAGCAAGGGAGGCTGCCTTCACGGCTCTACAAGACAAACAAGAAGTTGTCAAAATATGGTTTGATAGTAAAAAGAGCTCTGATCTGGTCTTCAACCTCAGAGACCTCGTATTGAAATATAATGAGAGGGCGATGAAGCTTGGTCAGTACGCCAAGTTCGATTGCCTATGGGAGGGACCTTTCTGCATT CTAGTATCAGGCAAGcaagaagagaaggaagagaaagtagagaaaggaGAAAAGCGAAAGGTTCATTATATTAAAAACATTTTTGTATTTTCATTACAAAATGAGTAG